The following nucleotide sequence is from Megalops cyprinoides isolate fMegCyp1 chromosome 19, fMegCyp1.pri, whole genome shotgun sequence.
CATCACTTTTGCCGATTTCTACGCTTCCAGAGAGGAAATTGACCAATATTCATAGTCAAACGCTGACCCCGAAATTGCTTGGTTTTACGCAATTCATGTGGACAAACAATGGAACAACTGATGCAGTCAAAAACCTGTGGGCAAAAGTTGGGAGTGTCACACAACTTCTTTTTCAGCAACCACTGAATCACAGTTCTGTGAAAGTATGGATTTGCGCGCTTGAAGTGTTAAGGAAAAAGGGCACTGTGGCTAGAAGGAATCAAGGTGTACATACTAGGATTAGAGCTCTGATTAGCAGAAAAATGAAGGGAAATAAACTTATTGCAGCCTTTGGTGGTTGGATATTTCTGTCTGACAGTGTTAGCCATACTCTGCTACTCTTTTCAATCACACTCTCATCAGCCAATACAATGGCGATTGGaaggggtttttttccccccaccaaATATTCACATGCACCACGAATAACTTCGAATGAAGAGTCACGCGTGATGATGCCAACAGGAAGGGACTGACTGACTTTGGCATCTGGTTGGAGCTGCTGGCAGGTTTacagaatgggggggggggtgcgttaGGGGGGGGTTCCAGGAAACGTGAGCCTGTGTGGAGTCTGGGGTGGAGCCACGTGGGCTCTCCAGAGCCCCCCCTATGGGAACACGTGCCACGTGACGTAGAGCGGGAGCTGGGGGCCGTGGACCCGAGGCTCCTCCTTCCCTCCGAAACACCTCGTTTTCCAGGCACAGCCCCCCCTTTTCGCCCCCCGTGACGGTACGGTGAAGTGTGTTTGTGGCCGAGCCGCGCTCGCTTGCTCGCTCGCCTGTCCCGCGGGTCACAGCGGTTCCCGAGCGCGGGGAGGTTTTCGGGCGGGTCGCCTTACACCGGGTGCGAGGGGAGCTCCAGCAGGGCGGGGGGAAGGCGGAGGCCGCTGTCCGTCTCCGCGGCgcccccctgctgctgctgctgctggtgcgTGGCGCTGAAGTAGGCATTCATCAGCTGCATAATCTCCATctgctgcagggggggggggaggacagcaaacacagaaatgaggGTTTTACCTACTTCTCGACCACTACCACAAAAGAAATAGATTCACTCTCACAGGAACACTCTGGTTTCAGACCGGATGGAACCAGACAGGGAGTTCTGGGACACAAGTGGGCAAAAACGAGCTGCAACCACTATCAGTTAAgctctgtgtggttgtgtaatTTTGCGtctgaatatgaaattaaaaatgaagtgtCGTAGATGCTAGGAGGAGCAGCGACTTCTTAGTGATGTAGATTTAGGAATGTCTGCTGCTGGTCCAGCTCTGGGTCCACAAGCCAAATGGGCATtacacagacattacattacgtaacatgcatttagcagacactcttatccagaatgacttctggcacaaaagaacatagatgtatccattcaaattaaataagcaacagtgtcagaccaggctaacaacactcacagaccagtgagcgtgagcatatCACCATTCatgccctaccacaagttaagtTGTGCAACCTGAttaggcaatggaagccaagtatagaACGCAGaattcaaaatacatcacaatactacacgtaaaataaacattaatcctagtggtagcaggtgttagggggtggggattgcatgtgcatacatgcacgcatgcatgcatgtacgcTGGCACGCACACTGGGGGTTGGGGTCCGCTTGCTGTGCTCTACATCCATCCTCAATTAGACATTAGAGCTCAGACTACAGCTCAGAACCTTACTTGACCTGGTCATGGTTCAGGGCGCCATTGTCCCAAAAATGACCCATGTTGTATTCTGAGCTGGCATTCAAAGCAGAGTCTATGGACCCTTCCAGCCCTCCTTTTGAAATGATTCAGCTGCAAACAAGCCCACTCTACAAATGCCCCATATGAATGTCCTTAGGACAGCAGCTCCATAGCTTGCCCACTCTCCTGCtcctgtaaataaataaacacccCTTTGTGCCCTGCAAGAGACCACTCTTTTCCGTGTGGGAAGAAGAAAGCAAATCTGCAGCACATATGGGACAGGCCTGGGAGGATCGGACGGACAAAATGTTCAGCTCTATAAAAAGTGCAAAATGTGTCTTTGCTAATTACCCACACACAATAGGAAGCTAAGTAGGTTGCTTTGTTTTGCCTCTCAGACTGTACTATGTCAAGTGTGACACCATCCCGTTCTTTCACTCTAGCAGCAAGCTGTGGGCTAGATATCTAGAGCTGACACTCTGCTATTTGTGACCGCGTATCAAACGTTAACTGATAAGGCCGCAGAACCGTTACGGGCACCTGACACCAACAAGGACTGTGCCCCACTTTAGCCAAACAGTCAGTTAAAAGCGTTGACATAATACATTTGTTAGGTCAGAAGTGGAAACTTCCTCTGGGACTGTAATGAGAAGCCCTGTTTCTGTGGAGTATttgacagacttttttttagaCTCAGCTTACTGCCCAAAGGCAGTCAGTGACGACAGGAGGTGGAGCTCCGTACCTTGCTGGTCTCAAAGAGCAGGTCCCGGTCCTGGGCGCTGATCTTGAAGGTGTTGCTGTCGGACACACCGTAGGAGCAGATCTGGCCGTAGGGGAAGGACTCCAGAGCCTCTGCCTCACCCTGTTTATACAGCGACACCGCCTTGGCTGCCACTCCGAGCCATAGCTTCTGAGAGAAACTGCCGGTGGAGCTCTACAATAAAAGAGGCAGGACAACGTTAACTTCCTAACTGTGGATGCGGCTGATTCAGCCCACAGCTGGCGACTGACACTGGCTGCAGGGAGCACTCACGATGTAGAAGTCCACCTCGTACAGCGTGCAGCCGAACCCCGACCACTGCCTGAAGATGGCGAGGTAGGCGGCCATGCTGTCCTGCCGGCTGTAACCCACCAGGCCCTTCCAGCGCTCCACGATGGCGCCCATCACCGCCGCGCCCTCCTCCTTCAGCCGGCCGCGCAGCCGCTGGTCCCGCTCCACCTTCTGCTTGTGGGCGGCGGCCGCCGTGTGGCTCCACAGCGCCCCTGTCAGGAGGCTGCCAGGGAAGCGCTGCGGGCAGCCGGGagggggcggcggcggggggGCGGCGGGGACGGTGGCGGGGGGGGCCGGGGGCGCCTTGAGGGCGAGCAGGACCCGGGCCTCCACCACGTGGCCCGGGAAGAGCTCGTCCAGGGGCGGGCAGGGGGAGTGCGTGCTGAAGTCGCCATTCAGAGACTGCAGCCTCAGCGCGGCCAAGGCCTGCAGGTCCTCCTCTGAGGCCGGGAGTTGGCCCCGCACCATCATCTCGTGAcactgtgtggggggggcagaaaggAGAGCTCCGTCAGTTGCTGCGCTTCTACCCACACTCCCTATCCGTTTCACAAGATCACTTCTGTCCTGTTAGCTTTATTACCGGTCTCTGGAAGACTTGAGGAATGTACATGAGTCATTTGACTTACCGGAGCCATGAGATCACATGTTTCGCAACAATTAGTCAAACCTGCCGCTAAGGGGGGTGTTGGACGCTCCCTATCTGACCTCCCCGTCCCGTTTCCTTTCCCCGCTTTGCGGATTGCGTTACCTGCTCGAACAGGAAGAGGTACTCGATGCTGTCGGTGGAGATGCCATCCGCGTCCAGGAGGCAGTAGAGCTTGAAGCAGAGTCTCCACTGCGAGTCTGAGTCAGGCTCCTTGGCAGAGAGGCTGCGAGACAGAAGACATGTGTTGGGTGGGGAAGGCATTCGGGAAAAAGCCCCATTAGAGCTGACTTACAAGGCAGAGCTCAGACTGGCATCCCAGCCTCACCCTCGGCCCTTTGAAGTGGCACACCCTGCTCACCGGCCACTCCCACGCCGTGACACCACCGCTTTTCGGTGACAAACCCTGGGCTTTGTGCGCAGGGAGTCTGTCTGTTTACTTACCACTTGAGTTCGGAGTCCATCTGGCACACGCCTTGTTTAATAACACAGATACCTTTATTTGTACTCAATTTTTAATCTCGCCATGAATTCCGTGGAGTAATAATGAATGGTATCAGCTTCAACTTGATTGCTGAGTACCAGAGAATGAGGATATGTGTTCAATGAATATAAAAGCGGAAGACATCAAGGAAGACTTAAATTATTTGGTCAGGTATGTGCTCAGTGTATTAAAATGGTCAAGGCAAATTGTTTcatgaaaatacacagcaaCATGACTTTGATTGCTACTGTACAACAGTGGGACTGTGGAAAAGAAACCTGGAAAATCCAACCAACCAATGAAAAGTACCTTTTTCCTCCACCCGGGATTAGGCATTGTACTGCCATTCCACACCAACTGAACGCACACACGGCAGAGAGCGTAACCCCAGAGTAATGACCATCAGTGTCAGTCCATGAAGCCCTGAGCGATACGTACTTTTCAAACCTGGTGAGGACGTCTGCGACGATGGTGCCGCCCGCTATGGGCCGCTCCCGGTGCGCGCCCTGCTCAAACAGCGCAAAGGTGTTCCGGCTGCCCAGCAGGCCCAGCTGCTCCGACATCCTCTCCACAACCTGGCGGCAGAGAGAcggaaaaaagagagaggtttaaagaagaaagggaagagagaggagagggaaagaagaacGGGCAGGGTCATCCAATGGGCCACTGCGGCCACAGCATccaatgaaaaaagaagacagcTACAGCATCAGATCTAGCAAAACAACCCAAAAATACCAGCTGACGTGAGAGCGATGATGAaaataacactcccagaccgcAGCGCGCTGCTGTGTTATGGGAGTGAATGTGGAGAGCTGAGGCAGTGCTACTGATTAAACAGCACATGCGCTTCAAGCGCCACACCAGGCCCTAGCACACTGTACCCCCTGCTGTGCAGTGCCGGGAGTCCCGCccgggggagtgggggggacaGAAAGTGTGTTCCCCACGGGGGCCTCACCTCGTCGGCGGTGGTGTGGGAGCTGATGGGCACCTGGCAGGAGCCCGGCCCGGGGTAGTGCACCGTACACAGCATCTCCCGCCGGCCCATCAGCACCTGGATCTCCTCCCAGGACGGCACGCACTCCCTGCGTCGCGTCTTGTCCAGTGCCTCGGAGATGAAGGCGGCGTAGCGGTCCATCTCCGTGTCCGGGTACTGGCTCTGAACCCTTAAGACAGTtgggaaagagcagagaggaggtaTGAAGCTAAGCGCgacacagtcattttcattacattacattacattatacataattggcatttagcagacactcttatccagagtgccttacataggtcacagtttcttacgttacccatttatacagctggatatttactgaggcagtcgtgggtatcttgcccaagggtacaacagcagtgtaccagcaacctttcggttgaCTGAAATTTATCAAAATGTTGGAGGGGCACccaatgaacacaaaatatacttttaatGCTGCTGTAAAGATAATGAAAAAACTAGAAATCAGACAAATTACACATCCTGAAGAGGGAACATATTGTTTGTTTGAGGCAGCAATCTTAATTTTATTTAGGTTTTATCACACTTTAATACTCTCCAGGTCAGTGTAGTGTGGAGCAGCACGCTACATTGCCACTCTGGCTCTAAAGGACTATTAAAAGATTTTCCTTCCTTTATCCATAAAAGAGTTAACAGGAAAGGTTGATTGTGCTGGGGTGAACCGGATTGGTCCAGTGCTTCCTCGAGGTCATCGACTTCTTCAGTGAAGAGGAGGAAGTTCCACTCAGCGGGCTCGCATTGTTCAAGCGACACAACCGTGTAAAAGGCAATTCTCACCAAATTCCTGGCTGCCCAGCGCAAAACAGGAAGCGATTCAAACAGCCGTGTTGATTATTCTCAACACAAACGGAGAGAGCTGCTCTTGCAGTTGCACTTTCATGAAGGGGAAGTTTGGTTCAGCGACAAAATGATTAGGAATGTTCCACTGGAACCTGGCTGCGCTCTCTCTGCACCCCCCTCATCGTCTCCTGTGTACCTTTCTCGCTTCCACTACTCCGAAATGCTCGGCTGCTCGGTTCCAGCACAGCTGTGGAACTGGGCGAAACGGTCATCCAAGAGGCAGCGTTTTTTGATCCCATTGAATTACGCAACGTCTGGCTTCCTGGGAACCGAatcttattttttcctttcagactGCAGAAAGCAGTCCACATATTACTTATAACACACACAACGCACTTTTGATGTGGTCAGGCCCCCCCCTTGTTTTAAGACTGACCCTTTGAATCGCCATCTTGAACAATGTGACTTTCAACGAGTGGAACAAAGATGCGAACAGAAATAGCGGAGTACCTCACAAATAGCCAGAAGCGTTTCATTGGAGAGCCGTAGCTGTTTGCATCCTGACATGCACAAAGGCATGTCTACAAAATCAAAGAACCCATAttcatcaaaaaatattttttgtttattacgAAATCTTACAGAAAACTCACAAGAGACCGACTGTGAGAATGTGAaatggacagattttttttttttgttaagacCACCAAAAAggccttctctctttccctcctcatATCATTGACATCACATTGCAACTGTAGCCACGGCCGCTCACCTGAATAACATAACATGGGCAAAAAGgccatctctctttccctccaaaCTTCGTACCATTGACATCACATTGCAACTGCCGCAGTTGCACGTTATGCTGAATAACGTGACACGCGATTGGAGGAAGGCAGCAGCTgtgttcccagcatgcacagcgCAGGGCAGGGGGCGCGGGGGCGTCGGGAAGGCTCACCTCTTGAGGTGGAAGCGCAGGTAGCTGAGCACGGCGGGCCCCGGCAGGAAGGTGCAGCTCATGCAGGTGAGCAGCTGCCAGTAGCGGAGGTGAGCGGGCGTGTCCGGGGCGGGGCACCCGCTGCTCTGCTTCACCAGTTGGCAGTAGACCTCATCCCGCAGAGGGCTCAGGTCCAGGCACGTCTGCAGCACACCCTGGATCAGGGGCACGGGGTCCCGCGCtgcctccagctgctgcagcgaGTTGAACACCTTCACCGCCTCGTCCCGCACCGTGGTGTACCCCTTGCCGTTGTGGTCTGAAATGGGACAGAGGGGCCCGTGAGCCTCAGCGCTGCTCCGAAACTGAACTGCTGACAGTGGTTTCTGCTTGGGTTATTGGATCAAAAATGAGTGCTGATTACTATCGCATCACAGAATTCATGCCATGAGGGAGAACGCCCTTTTCAACTAGTAGTCATCTCAACCACAGTGAAGTGCCTGACCgtcatttgtttacattttcttcaaTTAGAATATGCTTCTGATCcagagtaaaataaaaagcctccttaatatttacattataaaaatactaatatttatattaatgtcatcattattattattctaatatGTGAACCTTACACAGTGTCAGTCAAAAGTTGGGACACACCAACTCATTGAagggtttt
It contains:
- the LOC118794634 gene encoding pleckstrin homology domain-containing family H member 3-like; translated protein: MPLQGIFCFLCCRQGFSLLGREYGEKEEEESFEMRNKSELARNGMGPLDVTLSQPTRTVNGMNSLSEVPEEMRSLITEKGKMGLEEDPELVVKGWLYQNVHGGWIRQRRYWFILTQDSLDYYSSQEKGARRLGTLVLTGLCSVIWPDKQTYKETGYWSIVVYGRKHCYRLYTKHFNEAVHWACTIQKVIDSKAPVETPTQLLMRDIEENKSNPEVVEHIYEHNPILKYTQSPLYAPLLPFPYGSLEHTHHNGKGYTTVRDEAVKVFNSLQQLEAARDPVPLIQGVLQTCLDLSPLRDEVYCQLVKQSSGCPAPDTPAHLRYWQLLTCMSCTFLPGPAVLSYLRFHLKRVQSQYPDTEMDRYAAFISEALDKTRRRECVPSWEEIQVLMGRREMLCTVHYPGPGSCQVPISSHTTADEVVERMSEQLGLLGSRNTFALFEQGAHRERPIAGGTIVADVLTRFENLSAKEPDSDSQWRLCFKLYCLLDADGISTDSIEYLFLFEQCHEMMVRGQLPASEEDLQALAALRLQSLNGDFSTHSPCPPLDELFPGHVVEARVLLALKAPPAPPATVPAAPPPPPPPGCPQRFPGSLLTGALWSHTAAAAHKQKVERDQRLRGRLKEEGAAVMGAIVERWKGLVGYSRQDSMAAYLAIFRQWSGFGCTLYEVDFYISSTGSFSQKLWLGVAAKAVSLYKQGEAEALESFPYGQICSYGVSDSNTFKISAQDRDLLFETSKQMEIMQLMNAYFSATHQQQQQQGGAAETDSGLRLPPALLELPSHPV